Proteins from a genomic interval of Bacteroides sp. AN502(2024):
- the ispE gene encoding 4-(cytidine 5'-diphospho)-2-C-methyl-D-erythritol kinase, translating into MITFPNIKINLGLSITEKRPDGYHNLETVFYPVALEDALEIRTSAEAEKKITLHQYGMAITSNPEDNLVVKAYSLLDNEFHLPPVEVHLYKHIPSGAGLGGGSSDAAFMLKLLNDHFQLELSEEQLEVYAATLGADCAFFIKNKPTYAEGIGNIFSPVELSLSGYPIIIVKPNVFVSTREAFSNIHPHRPEYPVREIIRRPVQEWKDTLINDFEASVFPQYPVIGEIKEEIYRRGAIYASMSGSGSSVFGLFAPEITLPEVDWGTDVFCFKGKL; encoded by the coding sequence ATGATCACTTTTCCTAATATCAAAATAAACCTGGGACTTTCCATCACGGAAAAACGCCCGGATGGATACCATAACCTAGAAACAGTTTTCTATCCGGTGGCTCTTGAAGATGCTCTAGAAATACGGACTTCTGCTGAAGCAGAAAAAAAGATCACCCTCCACCAGTATGGCATGGCAATAACTAGCAATCCGGAGGACAACCTCGTTGTAAAGGCTTATTCACTGCTGGACAATGAATTTCACCTTCCCCCTGTCGAAGTTCATTTGTACAAACATATTCCTTCGGGAGCCGGACTGGGGGGAGGTTCATCCGATGCCGCTTTTATGCTGAAGTTGCTCAATGATCATTTCCAGCTGGAATTGTCCGAAGAGCAACTGGAGGTATATGCTGCTACCTTGGGAGCAGACTGTGCTTTCTTTATTAAAAACAAGCCGACCTATGCCGAAGGTATCGGAAACATCTTCTCCCCAGTCGAACTTTCATTAAGCGGCTATCCAATCATAATTGTCAAACCGAATGTTTTTGTTTCCACCCGGGAAGCCTTTTCCAACATTCATCCCCACCGTCCGGAATATCCGGTCAGGGAAATAATCCGGCGTCCGGTGCAAGAATGGAAAGATACCTTAATCAATGATTTCGAAGCAAGTGTATTCCCGCAATACCCCGTTATCGGAGAAATCAAAGAAGAGATCTATCGTCGAGGAGCAATCTACGCATCCATGAGCGGCTCCGGATCTTCGGTGTTCGGGTTGTTTGCTCCCGAAATCACCCTACCGGAGGTTGATTGGGGGACGGACGTATTCTGTTTTAAAGGAAAGCTATAA
- the galE gene encoding UDP-glucose 4-epimerase GalE: MKERILVTGGTGYIGSHTVVELQNSGYEVIIIDNLSNSNADVVDNIEKVSGIRPVFEKLDCLDFAGLDAVFTKYKGIKAIIHFAASKAVGESVQKPLLYYRNNLVSLINLLELMPKHGVEGIVFSSSCTVYGQPDELPVTEKAPIKKAESPYGNTKQINEEIIRDTVASGAPINAIMLRYFNPIGAHPTALLGELPNGVPQNLIPYLTQTAIGIREKLSVFGDDYDTPDGSCIRDFINVVDLAKAHVIAIRRILEKTQKEKVEVFNIGTGRGVSVLELINAFEKATGVKLNYQIVGRRAGDIEKVWANPDFANKELGWKAVETLEDTLRSAWNWQLKLREKGSHK, from the coding sequence ATGAAAGAAAGAATTTTAGTGACAGGCGGGACAGGATATATTGGGTCTCATACTGTTGTGGAGTTACAAAACAGTGGATATGAAGTAATCATTATCGATAATTTATCAAATTCTAATGCTGACGTTGTTGACAATATAGAGAAAGTTTCCGGTATTCGCCCGGTTTTTGAGAAATTGGATTGTTTGGACTTTGCCGGTCTGGATGCAGTATTTACAAAATATAAAGGAATTAAGGCGATCATTCACTTTGCAGCAAGCAAAGCTGTAGGAGAGTCGGTACAGAAACCGTTGCTTTACTACCGTAATAACTTGGTTTCTTTGATTAATCTTCTCGAATTGATGCCAAAACATGGAGTAGAAGGTATTGTGTTCTCTTCTTCTTGTACAGTATACGGCCAGCCGGATGAACTGCCGGTAACGGAGAAGGCTCCCATTAAGAAAGCGGAATCACCTTATGGAAATACCAAACAGATCAACGAAGAGATTATTCGTGATACGGTAGCTTCAGGTGCTCCGATCAATGCAATCATGTTGCGCTATTTCAATCCGATTGGTGCACATCCTACTGCATTGCTGGGTGAACTGCCCAACGGGGTTCCTCAAAACCTGATTCCATATCTGACTCAGACAGCTATCGGTATCCGTGAGAAACTAAGCGTGTTTGGGGATGATTATGATACACCGGACGGTTCTTGTATCCGTGACTTTATTAATGTGGTTGACTTAGCTAAAGCACATGTGATTGCTATCCGTCGTATCTTGGAAAAGACACAAAAAGAAAAAGTGGAAGTGTTTAATATCGGTACAGGACGTGGCGTTTCTGTATTGGAATTGATAAATGCTTTTGAAAAAGCCACCGGTGTAAAATTGAATTATCAGATTGTCGGACGTCGTGCGGGTGACATTGAAAAGGTCTGGGCTAATCCGGATTTTGCTAATAAAGAGCTGGGATGGAAGGCCGTAGAGACTTTAGAGGATACTTTACGCTCTGCATGGAACTGGCAATTGAAACTTCGTGAAAAAGGATCTCATAAATGA
- the rsxA gene encoding electron transport complex subunit RsxA, producing the protein MEYILIFISAIFVNNIVLSQFLGICPFLGVSKKVETALGMSAAVAFVLTIATIVTFLIQKFVLDIFGLGYLQTITFILVIAGLVQMVEIILKKVSPALYQALGVFLPLITTNCCILGVAILVIQKDYDLLTGVVYAFSTALGFGLALVLFAGLREQMSLVKVPKGMQGTPIALITAGLLAMAFMGFSGVV; encoded by the coding sequence ATGGAATATATATTGATATTTATTTCGGCAATCTTTGTAAACAACATCGTGTTGTCGCAGTTCTTGGGTATCTGCCCGTTCTTGGGAGTATCCAAGAAGGTGGAGACTGCGTTGGGTATGAGCGCTGCGGTTGCTTTCGTGCTGACCATTGCTACCATCGTCACCTTCCTGATACAGAAGTTTGTATTGGATATTTTCGGACTGGGCTATTTGCAGACGATTACGTTCATTTTGGTGATTGCCGGACTGGTGCAAATGGTGGAAATCATTCTGAAAAAGGTATCCCCGGCTCTATATCAGGCTTTGGGTGTGTTCTTGCCGCTGATTACGACCAACTGTTGTATTCTTGGTGTGGCTATCCTGGTGATTCAGAAAGACTATGATCTGCTAACAGGCGTTGTGTATGCATTCTCTACGGCTCTTGGCTTCGGTCTGGCACTGGTGCTTTTTGCCGGGTTGCGCGAACAGATGAGCCTCGTGAAAGTTCCGAAAGGAATGCAAGGAACTCCGATTGCCTTGATTACCGCCGGTTTGCTTGCTATGGCATTCATGGGATTCTCCGGCGTGGTGTAA
- the rsxE gene encoding electron transport complex subunit RsxE, with protein sequence MNNFKVMMNGIIKENPTFVLLLGMCPTLGTTSSAINGMGMGLATMFVLICSNVVISLIKNLIPDMVRIPSFIVVIASFVTLLQMVMQAYVPGLYATLGLFIPLIVVNCIVLGRAEAFAAKNNPVASMFDGIGMGLGFTIALTLLGAVREFLGTGKIFNLTIMPEEYGMLVFVLAPGAFIALGYLIALINSLKKA encoded by the coding sequence ATGAATAACTTTAAAGTAATGATGAACGGGATTATTAAAGAGAATCCTACGTTTGTACTCCTGCTCGGTATGTGTCCTACATTGGGTACCACGTCATCGGCCATCAATGGTATGGGCATGGGACTGGCCACCATGTTCGTGTTAATCTGCTCGAATGTGGTGATCTCTTTAATAAAGAATCTGATTCCGGATATGGTGCGTATTCCATCCTTTATTGTGGTGATCGCGTCTTTCGTGACTTTGCTTCAAATGGTGATGCAGGCTTACGTGCCGGGACTATATGCTACACTCGGTCTTTTCATTCCGTTGATTGTAGTAAACTGTATCGTACTGGGGCGTGCCGAAGCTTTCGCTGCCAAGAATAATCCGGTTGCCTCTATGTTCGACGGTATCGGCATGGGACTTGGTTTTACCATCGCCCTGACTTTGCTGGGGGCTGTTCGCGAATTTTTGGGAACCGGTAAAATCTTCAATCTGACCATCATGCCGGAAGAATATGGAATGTTGGTATTTGTATTGGCTCCGGGTGCTTTCATCGCTTTGGGATACCTCATTGCGCTGATTAACAGTTTAAAGAAGGCCTAA
- a CDS encoding RnfABCDGE type electron transport complex subunit G, producing MKKLESSLKNMLLVLTGVTAVSVALLAYVNELTKDPIAEANAKTLNEALKKVLPEFTNNPVAESDTIFSEKDGKKNVDFIVYPAKNGEELVGTAVEAKSMGFGGELKVLVGFNAEGKIYNYSLLAHAETPGLGSKADKWFGAYDPAKGEKAVSHEESKKSILGMNPGETPLTVSKDGGEVDAITASTITSRAFLNAVNAAYRVYKAEGGEADGVTGASQVAAPENVASAETITEETNTTTQATIRVELTDSVSAK from the coding sequence ATGAAAAAGTTAGAATCATCTTTAAAGAATATGTTGCTAGTGCTTACGGGAGTGACTGCTGTCTCCGTAGCGTTGCTGGCTTATGTGAATGAACTGACGAAAGATCCCATCGCTGAAGCAAATGCGAAGACGCTGAACGAGGCTTTGAAAAAGGTTCTTCCTGAATTTACCAATAATCCGGTAGCGGAGAGTGATACGATCTTCAGCGAGAAAGACGGAAAGAAGAACGTAGATTTTATCGTTTATCCGGCTAAGAATGGAGAAGAACTGGTGGGTACGGCTGTGGAAGCTAAATCAATGGGATTTGGTGGCGAGCTGAAAGTCTTGGTTGGTTTTAATGCTGAAGGTAAAATTTATAACTACTCCCTGTTGGCCCATGCGGAAACTCCGGGATTGGGTTCTAAAGCCGATAAATGGTTCGGGGCTTATGATCCTGCCAAGGGAGAAAAGGCGGTATCTCACGAAGAGAGCAAAAAATCTATTTTGGGTATGAATCCGGGTGAAACTCCATTGACTGTCAGCAAAGATGGGGGAGAGGTGGATGCTATTACGGCTTCTACTATTACTTCACGTGCTTTTCTGAATGCTGTCAACGCTGCTTATAGAGTCTATAAGGCTGAGGGCGGAGAGGCGGACGGAGTGACCGGTGCCTCTCAAGTAGCGGCTCCCGAAAATGTTGCTTCAGCGGAAACTATTACTGAAGAGACGAATACCACTACCCAAGCTACTATTAGAGTTGAACTCACTGATTCAGTCAGTGCAAAATAA
- a CDS encoding RnfABCDGE type electron transport complex subunit D, giving the protein MENKLIVSLSPHVHGGDSVQKNMYGVLIALIPAFLVSLYFFGLGALIVTATSVAACLFFEWAIGKYVMKKPATTICDGSAIITGVLLAFNLPSNLPIWIIIVGALFAIGVGKMSFGGLGCNPFNPALAGRVFLLLSFPVQMTSWPVVGQLTAYTDATTGATPLALMKQAIHATDKSAAMDALSQIPDALSLLIGQNGGCLGEVSALALLIGLVYMLWKKIITWHIPVSILATVFIFAGIMHLTDPEKYVSPVLQLLSGGLMLGAVFMATDYVTSPMSKKGMLIYGVCIGLLTVVIRLFGAYPEGMSFAILIMNAFTPLINTYCKPKRFGEVAKKK; this is encoded by the coding sequence ATGGAAAATAAATTAATCGTATCACTATCGCCCCACGTCCATGGCGGAGACAGCGTACAGAAAAATATGTATGGCGTGCTGATCGCACTGATTCCGGCTTTTCTGGTGTCTCTCTATTTCTTCGGACTGGGTGCCCTGATTGTCACGGCTACTTCCGTTGCGGCTTGTTTGTTTTTTGAATGGGCGATCGGAAAATATGTAATGAAGAAGCCTGCCACTACCATTTGTGACGGCTCTGCCATCATCACAGGTGTGTTACTGGCATTTAACTTACCGTCTAACCTGCCTATATGGATTATCATCGTGGGCGCATTGTTTGCTATCGGTGTAGGCAAGATGTCTTTTGGCGGACTGGGATGCAATCCTTTCAACCCTGCATTGGCAGGACGTGTATTTTTGTTGCTCTCTTTCCCCGTGCAGATGACCAGCTGGCCGGTAGTCGGACAGTTGACAGCCTATACGGACGCTACCACCGGTGCTACTCCGCTAGCATTGATGAAACAGGCGATTCATGCTACAGATAAGAGCGCAGCTATGGATGCTTTAAGCCAGATTCCGGATGCATTGAGCTTGCTGATCGGACAGAACGGCGGATGTTTGGGTGAAGTGAGCGCACTGGCTCTATTGATCGGGTTGGTTTATATGCTTTGGAAGAAGATTATCACCTGGCATATTCCTGTATCTATCCTGGCTACCGTATTTATCTTTGCCGGTATCATGCACCTTACAGATCCGGAAAAATATGTTTCTCCGGTATTGCAGTTGCTTTCCGGTGGTCTGATGCTGGGGGCCGTCTTTATGGCAACCGACTATGTGACTTCTCCGATGAGCAAGAAAGGAATGTTGATTTATGGTGTATGTATCGGTTTGCTGACGGTGGTTATCCGCCTGTTTGGAGCCTATCCCGAAGGTATGTCGTTCGCCATCCTGATTATGAATGCGTTCACTCCGCTGATTAACACCTATTGTAAACCTAAACGCTTTGGGGAGGTAGCGAAGAAGAAATGA
- the rsxC gene encoding electron transport complex subunit RsxC yields MLKTFSIGGVHPHENKLSAHQPIITAEVPAKAVILLGQHIGAPAKPIVAKGDVVKVGTKIAEPAGFVSAAIHSSVSGKVSKIDTIVDASGYAKPAIFIDVEGDEWEETIDRSTTLVKECNLSAEEIVKKIADAGIVGLGGACFPTQVKLCPPPSFKAECVIINAVECEPYLTADHQLMLEHAEEIMVGVSILMKAVKVNKAFIGIENNKPDAIELMTKVAVNYAGIEIVPLKVKYPQGGEKQLIDAITKRQVASGALPISTGAVVQNVGTAFAVYEAVQKNKPLFERVVTVTGKSVAKPSNFLARIGTPMKQLIDACGGLPEDTGKVIGGGPMMGKALVNTEVPTAKGSSGILIMNRKEAKRGEAQTCIRCAKCVSACPMGLEPYLLGALSENGDFERMEKERIMDCIECGSCQFTCPANRPLLDYCRLGKGKVGGMIRARQAKK; encoded by the coding sequence ATGTTAAAGACATTTTCAATTGGTGGAGTTCATCCACACGAAAATAAATTGTCGGCACATCAACCCATTATCACAGCGGAAGTTCCTGCAAAGGCTGTTATTTTGCTGGGACAGCACATCGGTGCTCCTGCAAAACCGATTGTTGCGAAAGGGGATGTGGTAAAGGTAGGCACCAAGATTGCCGAACCTGCCGGCTTTGTTTCGGCAGCAATTCACTCTTCAGTCAGTGGTAAAGTGTCGAAGATTGATACCATAGTCGATGCCAGCGGTTATGCGAAACCTGCTATCTTCATTGATGTGGAAGGCGATGAATGGGAAGAAACGATCGACCGTAGCACTACACTGGTGAAAGAGTGCAATCTTTCTGCAGAAGAAATTGTGAAGAAGATTGCCGATGCCGGAATCGTAGGGCTGGGCGGTGCATGTTTCCCTACTCAAGTGAAACTTTGTCCTCCTCCTTCTTTCAAGGCTGAATGTGTGATCATCAATGCCGTAGAGTGTGAACCTTACCTGACTGCCGACCATCAGCTGATGCTGGAACATGCGGAAGAAATCATGGTAGGTGTTTCTATCCTGATGAAAGCGGTGAAAGTGAACAAGGCATTTATCGGAATCGAAAATAATAAGCCGGATGCTATCGAGCTGATGACGAAAGTGGCTGTCAACTACGCAGGCATCGAGATTGTGCCCTTGAAGGTGAAATATCCGCAAGGAGGTGAAAAGCAGTTGATCGATGCAATTACCAAACGACAGGTGGCCAGCGGTGCGTTGCCTATCTCTACGGGAGCAGTCGTGCAGAATGTGGGAACAGCATTTGCCGTTTATGAAGCGGTACAGAAGAATAAGCCGTTGTTCGAACGGGTGGTTACCGTGACAGGAAAGTCGGTTGCCAAACCGTCTAACTTCCTGGCTCGTATCGGTACGCCGATGAAGCAGTTGATCGACGCTTGCGGTGGACTTCCCGAAGATACCGGTAAGGTGATTGGTGGTGGTCCGATGATGGGTAAGGCGTTGGTAAACACAGAGGTTCCTACTGCAAAGGGCAGTTCCGGTATCTTGATTATGAACAGAAAGGAAGCCAAACGTGGTGAGGCACAGACTTGTATCCGTTGTGCGAAGTGTGTGAGTGCCTGTCCGATGGGACTGGAGCCGTACCTGCTCGGAGCCTTGTCTGAAAACGGAGATTTTGAAAGAATGGAAAAAGAAAGAATCATGGATTGTATCGAGTGCGGCTCTTGCCAGTTCACTTGTCCTGCCAACCGTCCGTTGCTCGACTATTGTCGTCTGGGTAAAGGCAAAGTGGGAGGTATGATTCGTGCACGTCAAGCTAAAAAATAA
- a CDS encoding Fe-S cluster domain-containing protein, translated as MNLILIAVISLGAIALVLAAILYVASKKFAVYEDPRIAQVGEVLPQANCGGCGYPGCSGFADACVKAGSLDGKFCPVGGQPVMAKVADILGLAAGEAEPMVAVVRCNGTCSNRPRINQYDGAKSCAIAASLYGGETGCSYGCLGCGDCVAACRFDAIHMNPETGIPEVDEAKCTACGACVKACPKAIIEIRPQGKKSRRVYVSCVNKDKGAVARKACTVSCIGCGKCVKTCPFEAITLENNLAYIDPNKCKSCRKCVEVCPQNAIVELNFPPRKPKTEEAPDAPKETAAPKAPAEAPKVTE; from the coding sequence ATGAATTTGATTCTGATTGCAGTGATTTCATTGGGAGCGATAGCGCTTGTATTGGCCGCTATTCTTTATGTAGCTTCCAAGAAATTTGCCGTGTATGAAGACCCGCGGATTGCCCAGGTGGGGGAAGTTTTGCCCCAGGCTAATTGTGGTGGATGTGGCTACCCTGGTTGTAGCGGATTTGCCGACGCTTGTGTCAAAGCCGGATCACTGGATGGCAAGTTCTGCCCCGTAGGCGGACAGCCTGTTATGGCAAAGGTTGCTGATATCCTCGGACTGGCAGCCGGTGAGGCTGAACCGATGGTAGCAGTGGTTAGATGTAATGGAACTTGTAGCAATCGTCCGCGTATCAACCAGTACGACGGTGCTAAGAGTTGCGCGATCGCTGCTTCGCTGTATGGCGGAGAAACCGGGTGCAGCTACGGTTGTTTGGGATGTGGCGATTGTGTGGCTGCCTGCCGGTTCGATGCCATCCACATGAATCCTGAAACAGGAATTCCGGAAGTGGACGAAGCGAAATGTACGGCTTGTGGTGCTTGTGTGAAGGCTTGTCCGAAGGCGATTATCGAGATTCGCCCTCAAGGAAAGAAGTCGCGCCGTGTATACGTCTCTTGTGTGAATAAGGATAAGGGAGCGGTGGCACGCAAGGCTTGTACGGTTAGTTGTATCGGTTGTGGCAAGTGTGTGAAGACTTGTCCGTTCGAAGCTATTACGTTGGAAAACAACTTGGCTTACATCGATCCGAACAAGTGCAAATCTTGCCGGAAATGTGTGGAAGTTTGTCCGCAGAATGCCATTGTCGAGTTGAATTTTCCGCCGCGCAAACCGAAGACGGAAGAGGCTCCGGATGCTCCGAAAGAAACGGCTGCTCCGAAAGCTCCGGCTGAAGCTCCGAAAGTAACAGAATAA
- a CDS encoding SoxR reducing system RseC family protein: MTNNIIKHLGIVENIQDSHLSVRIVQTSACAACSAKGHCSSSDSKDKIIDITDTAAASYQVGERVMVVGEMSMGMMAVVLAFVLPFILLIFSLFLFMALMENELYAALFSLAVLMPYYFVLWLNKMRLKQKFSFTIKPINN, translated from the coding sequence ATGACTAATAATATTATAAAGCATCTAGGTATTGTGGAAAACATACAAGATTCTCATCTGTCGGTGAGGATTGTCCAGACATCGGCTTGTGCGGCTTGTAGTGCAAAGGGGCACTGTTCCTCATCGGATAGTAAGGACAAAATCATAGATATAACGGATACTGCGGCTGCTTCTTATCAAGTAGGAGAGAGGGTGATGGTAGTTGGCGAAATGTCGATGGGCATGATGGCGGTAGTATTGGCTTTTGTACTTCCTTTCATACTTCTGATTTTTTCTTTATTCCTTTTTATGGCATTGATGGAGAATGAATTGTATGCAGCTCTTTTTTCCTTAGCTGTCCTTATGCCTTATTATTTCGTCTTGTGGCTCAATAAAATGCGACTGAAACAGAAATTTTCATTTACTATAAAACCAATAAATAACTAA
- the xylE gene encoding D-xylose transporter XylE, giving the protein MINTTNEGSKLYLYSITSVAILGGLLFGYDTAVISGAEKGLEAFFLSASDFQYNKVMHGITSSSALIGCVLGGAISGIFASRLGRRNSLRLAAVLFFLSALGSYYPEFLFFEYGKPNMDLLIAFNLYRVLGGVGVGLASAVCPMYIAEIAPSHIRGTLVSCNQFAIIFGMLVVYFVNFLIMGDHQNPVILKDAAGALSVSAESDMWTVYEGWRYMFGSEAFPAAFFGLLLFFVPKTPRYLVLIQQDGKAYSILEKINGKTKAQEILNDIKATAHEKTEKILTYGMAVIVIGILLSVFQQAIGINAVLYYAPRIFENAGAEGGGMMQTVIMGVVNIVFTLVAIFTVDRFGRKPLLIIGSIGMAVGAFAVAMCDSMAIKGILPVLSVIVYAAFFMMSWGPICWVLISEIFPNTIRGKAVAIAVAFQWIFNYIVSSTFPALYDFSPMFAYSLYGIICVAAAIFVWRWVPETKGKTLEDMSKLWKKNK; this is encoded by the coding sequence ATGATTAATACAACGAACGAGGGTAGTAAACTCTACCTATATTCGATAACCTCTGTCGCCATTTTGGGAGGACTGCTGTTTGGATATGATACAGCCGTTATTTCGGGTGCAGAGAAAGGATTGGAGGCATTTTTCCTTTCGGCTTCCGATTTTCAATATAATAAAGTAATGCATGGAATCACATCTTCCAGTGCATTGATTGGCTGTGTACTGGGTGGTGCGATCTCCGGTATATTTGCTTCCCGTTTGGGGCGCCGTAATTCCTTAAGGCTTGCAGCCGTACTCTTTTTTCTTTCAGCATTAGGTTCTTATTATCCGGAATTCTTATTCTTCGAATATGGAAAACCGAACATGGATCTGTTGATTGCCTTTAATTTGTATCGTGTTTTGGGGGGTGTCGGAGTAGGACTGGCTTCTGCAGTCTGCCCGATGTATATTGCTGAAATAGCCCCTTCCCATATTCGTGGAACGCTTGTGTCATGTAACCAGTTTGCTATCATCTTTGGTATGTTGGTAGTGTACTTTGTGAATTTCCTGATTATGGGCGATCATCAGAATCCTGTTATATTGAAAGATGCGGCCGGTGCACTGTCTGTTAGTGCTGAATCTGATATGTGGACTGTTTATGAAGGATGGCGTTACATGTTTGGTTCGGAAGCTTTTCCTGCTGCTTTCTTTGGTTTGTTGTTGTTCTTTGTTCCGAAGACTCCCCGTTATCTTGTATTGATACAGCAGGATGGAAAGGCTTACTCAATTCTGGAAAAGATCAATGGTAAGACAAAAGCACAGGAAATCCTTAATGATATTAAAGCTACTGCTCATGAGAAGACAGAGAAAATATTGACTTATGGAATGGCAGTAATTGTGATCGGTATTTTGCTTTCTGTATTCCAACAAGCTATCGGTATTAATGCGGTACTATATTATGCTCCTCGTATATTTGAAAATGCGGGTGCAGAAGGAGGTGGCATGATGCAGACAGTTATTATGGGTGTTGTAAATATTGTCTTTACACTGGTTGCTATCTTTACAGTAGATCGCTTTGGGCGTAAACCTCTTTTGATTATCGGTTCTATCGGTATGGCCGTAGGTGCATTTGCAGTGGCAATGTGTGATAGCATGGCAATAAAGGGCATTCTTCCGGTACTTTCAGTGATTGTATATGCAGCATTCTTCATGATGTCCTGGGGACCGATTTGCTGGGTATTGATCTCGGAAATTTTCCCAAACACCATTCGTGGTAAAGCAGTGGCTATCGCTGTAGCTTTCCAATGGATATTTAACTATATTGTATCTTCTACTTTTCCGGCATTGTACGATTTCAGCCCGATGTTTGCGTATAGTTTATATGGCATAATCTGCGTAGCTGCTGCCATCTTCGTTTGGCGTTGGGTGCCTGAAACGAAGGGCAAGACATTGGAGGATATGAGCAAGCTTTGGAAGAAAAATAAATAA
- the xylA gene encoding xylose isomerase yields the protein MATKEFFPGIEKIKFEGKDSKNPLAFRYYDAEKVINGKKMKDWLKFSMAWWHTLCAEGGDQFGGGTKQFPWNSNADAIQAAKDKMDAGFEFLQKMGIEYYCFHDVDLVSEGASIEEYEANLKTIVAYAKQKQAETGIKLLWGTANVFGHARYMNGAATNPDFDVVARAAVQIKNAIDATIELGGQNYVFWGGREGYMSLLNTDQKREKEHLAQMLTMARDYARARGFKGTFLVEPKPMEPTKHQYDVDTETVIGFLKAHGLDKDFKVNIEVNHATLAGHTFEHELAVAVDNGMLGSIDANRGDYQNGWDTDQFPIDNYELTQAMMQIIRNGGLGNGGTNFDAKTRRNSTDLEDIFIAHIAGMDAMARALESAAALLNESPYKKMLADRYASFDGGKGKEFEDGKLTLEDVVAYAKANGEPKQTSGKQELYEAILNMYC from the coding sequence ATGGCAACAAAAGAATTTTTCCCGGGAATTGAAAAGATTAAGTTCGAAGGTAAAGATAGTAAGAATCCGTTGGCATTCCGTTATTACGATGCTGAAAAGGTTATCAACGGTAAGAAGATGAAAGATTGGTTGAAATTTTCTATGGCATGGTGGCATACCTTGTGTGCTGAAGGCGGTGACCAATTTGGTGGCGGAACCAAACAATTCCCTTGGAATAGTAATGCTGATGCTATACAAGCTGCAAAAGATAAAATGGATGCAGGTTTCGAGTTCTTGCAGAAAATGGGTATTGAATACTACTGTTTCCACGATGTAGACTTAGTATCCGAAGGTGCAAGCATCGAAGAATACGAAGCCAACCTGAAAACAATCGTAGCTTATGCTAAACAGAAACAAGCTGAAACAGGTATCAAACTGTTGTGGGGCACTGCCAATGTATTTGGTCATGCACGTTATATGAACGGTGCTGCTACTAATCCTGATTTTGACGTGGTAGCTCGTGCTGCTGTTCAGATCAAGAATGCAATCGACGCAACGATTGAACTGGGTGGCCAGAACTATGTGTTCTGGGGTGGGCGTGAAGGCTATATGTCTCTGCTGAATACAGATCAGAAACGTGAAAAAGAACATCTTGCGCAAATGTTGACTATGGCTCGCGATTATGCTCGTGCTCGTGGTTTCAAGGGAACTTTCCTGGTTGAACCGAAACCGATGGAGCCGACTAAACACCAGTATGATGTAGATACAGAAACTGTAATCGGCTTCCTGAAAGCTCATGGTTTGGATAAAGATTTTAAAGTAAATATTGAAGTAAACCACGCAACTTTGGCTGGTCATACTTTTGAACACGAATTGGCAGTAGCGGTAGACAACGGCATGTTGGGTTCTATCGATGCTAACCGTGGTGACTATCAGAATGGTTGGGATACAGACCAGTTCCCGATTGACAACTACGAGCTGACACAAGCTATGATGCAAATTATCCGTAATGGTGGCTTGGGTAACGGTGGGACAAACTTCGACGCTAAAACTCGTCGTAACTCTACTGATCTGGAAGATATCTTCATCGCTCATATCGCAGGTATGGATGCTATGGCTCGTGCATTAGAAAGTGCAGCTGCTCTGTTGAACGAATCTCCATATAAGAAAATGTTGGCTGACCGTTACGCTTCATTCGATGGTGGTAAAGGTAAGGAATTTGAAGATGGCAAGTTGACTTTGGAAGACGTAGTCGCTTATGCTAAAGCAAACGGCGAACCGAAGCAGACCAGCGGTAAACAAGAGCTTTATGAAGCAATTCTGAATATGTATTGCTAA